From a region of the Paenibacillus lutimineralis genome:
- a CDS encoding spore germination protein, translating to MHYIKKILNKSRKKNNPDSSRPSMMQQPVFPTVQENIEYIRDALFHTDDLVSQTVAIPGHTSQFLFMYTMCDQQKIREEILKPISENKGADLKDLLISMRANKHNDLERAIDLLVSGNAVLFIEELKECYVIEVKSSHVRSVSEPANERIVEGSHEGFVENVSINLQLVRKHIANRNLVVRRYQLGNETKIEAVIIYLRNLANPAIVEEIDHRIQSIEADSITSAEFVEEYIEESSLSPFPQLLHTERPDRVIGNLLEGRVALLAEGSPTALIMPVTFFSFYQSPDDYGYRSIQASFIRFIRVFSFVIAVALPAYYIAVVSFHFEVIPQDLLLPIKSSIEHIPFPPILEALFMELTIELLREAGMRLPGPVGQTIGIVGGLVIGDAVVKAGLVSNAMIIVVALTAIASFVVPSHEMSGSVRILRFPVMIAAALFGFIGIVYSLMIILIHLCLLESFGRPYFAPVAPFRWKDWKDTFIRMPQHKLNRRPQDPAPQQSNLQPQSEKEEKRDGQSEGATN from the coding sequence ATGCATTATATCAAAAAGATATTAAATAAAAGCCGGAAAAAGAATAACCCTGATTCCTCAAGGCCTTCCATGATGCAGCAACCGGTATTTCCCACCGTACAGGAGAATATCGAATATATAAGAGATGCGCTGTTTCATACGGACGATTTAGTCAGTCAAACTGTAGCTATTCCGGGACATACGAGCCAATTTCTCTTTATGTACACCATGTGTGACCAGCAAAAAATCCGTGAGGAAATATTAAAGCCGATCTCAGAAAATAAAGGCGCAGATTTGAAAGACCTTCTGATTTCGATGCGAGCCAACAAACATAATGATCTTGAGAGAGCCATCGACTTGTTAGTCAGCGGAAATGCAGTACTGTTTATTGAGGAGTTAAAAGAGTGCTATGTCATTGAGGTGAAGTCGAGCCATGTTCGCAGTGTCAGTGAACCGGCCAATGAGCGGATTGTGGAGGGCTCTCACGAAGGATTCGTGGAAAATGTAAGTATAAATTTACAACTCGTCCGTAAGCATATCGCAAACAGGAACCTGGTTGTGAGGCGCTATCAGCTTGGAAATGAAACGAAAATTGAAGCGGTCATTATCTATTTGCGGAATTTGGCCAATCCCGCGATCGTCGAAGAAATCGACCACAGAATCCAGAGTATTGAAGCGGATTCGATTACTTCTGCGGAATTTGTCGAGGAATATATCGAAGAGAGCTCCTTGTCACCCTTTCCTCAATTGCTGCATACTGAAAGGCCGGATCGGGTCATAGGAAATCTGCTGGAAGGCAGGGTGGCGCTATTAGCAGAAGGCAGTCCTACAGCTCTAATTATGCCTGTTACCTTCTTCTCCTTCTATCAATCTCCAGACGATTATGGTTATCGTTCAATACAGGCGTCATTCATCCGCTTCATCCGGGTATTCAGTTTCGTCATAGCCGTTGCTCTTCCTGCTTATTACATCGCGGTGGTTTCTTTTCATTTCGAAGTCATCCCGCAGGATTTGCTGCTTCCCATTAAGAGCAGCATTGAGCATATTCCCTTTCCGCCGATTCTTGAGGCGTTGTTCATGGAACTGACGATCGAGTTGCTTCGCGAAGCTGGTATGCGCCTTCCCGGGCCTGTAGGACAGACGATCGGAATTGTCGGCGGGCTCGTCATCGGGGATGCGGTGGTCAAGGCCGGTCTGGTATCGAATGCGATGATCATTGTCGTCGCTTTAACGGCGATTGCTTCTTTCGTGGTCCCTTCCCACGAGATGAGCGGATCGGTCCGAATACTGCGATTTCCTGTCATGATCGCCGCAGCTTTGTTCGGATTTATCGGGATTGTCTATAGCCTAATGATTATTCTGATCCATTTATGTTTATTGGAGTCGTTCGGCAGGCCTTATTTCGCTCCTGTTGCTCCATTCCGTTGGAAAGATTGGAAGGATACCTTTATTCGGATGCCGCAGCACAAATTAAATCGTCGCCCGCAGGATCCAGCTCCGCAACAATCAAATCTGCAGCCCCAATCAGAAAAGGAAGAGAAGCGCGATGGTCAATCAGAAGGAGCAACAAATTAA
- the arcC gene encoding carbamate kinase — translation MAQKVVIALGGNAILQPKQQATYENQLENVRQCCEIIARIVQQGYEVIITHGNGPQVGNILRQQEEAKEVVPPFPLDVCSAESQGFIGYMMDQSLKNALQKHGLDNAVVSILTLTEVSMDDPAFLNPVKPIGVFYQEDEAHRLAAEKGWVVKEDAGRGWRRVVPSPKPKSILGADVIKSLTDSRAIVIAAGGGGIPVCRQADGTLSGVEAVIDKDRSGYQLARDVHADVFMILTDVQNVYVNYGKPQQKSLGTISLLEAQQYAAEGQFSAGSMGPKMESAIRFVENGGTAVICSLNQADLALEGKAGTRITQENLVHCN, via the coding sequence TTGGCACAGAAAGTCGTGATTGCGCTTGGCGGCAACGCTATTCTTCAGCCCAAGCAGCAAGCTACCTATGAGAATCAATTAGAGAATGTACGTCAATGCTGTGAGATTATCGCCCGAATTGTACAACAGGGCTATGAAGTGATTATTACCCACGGCAACGGCCCACAAGTGGGCAATATATTGCGTCAGCAAGAGGAAGCCAAGGAAGTGGTTCCACCATTCCCGCTCGATGTGTGCAGTGCAGAATCCCAGGGCTTCATCGGATATATGATGGATCAAAGTCTGAAGAACGCGCTGCAAAAGCATGGGCTGGACAATGCAGTAGTTAGCATACTCACCCTGACGGAAGTCTCCATGGACGATCCTGCCTTCCTTAATCCAGTCAAACCTATTGGCGTCTTCTACCAAGAGGATGAAGCTCATCGATTGGCAGCTGAGAAAGGATGGGTCGTGAAAGAGGATGCGGGCCGTGGCTGGCGCCGTGTTGTCCCCTCTCCAAAGCCCAAATCCATTCTCGGGGCAGATGTTATCAAATCTCTGACCGACAGTCGGGCCATTGTTATTGCAGCGGGCGGTGGAGGAATCCCCGTATGCCGACAAGCGGATGGAACTCTGTCAGGCGTGGAAGCGGTAATCGATAAGGACCGCAGCGGATATCAGCTTGCCCGCGACGTCCATGCCGACGTATTTATGATTCTGACGGATGTTCAGAACGTATATGTGAACTATGGAAAGCCGCAGCAAAAGTCACTTGGAACAATCTCCTTATTAGAAGCCCAGCAATACGCCGCGGAAGGCCAATTTAGTGCCGGAAGCATGGGCCCTAAAATGGAATCCGCGATTCGCTTTGTCGAAAATGGTGGAACAGCGGTCATCTGTTCACTAAATCAGGCCGATCTAGCGCTGGAAGGTAAAGCAGGTACACGGATCACACAAGAAAATCTGGTTCATTGTAATTAA
- a CDS encoding DUF2877 domain-containing protein: MEHLIQASGAYSSTVPPLLQSEEPGYVHSIFKNGWNVRCGNGLIFIGSRKNGELPFGIHLEDDLLPQLIPLLSMGETFLYDREVSALLFSSFAIKLDPLRAYDSKMRPIEALSLLSGLNAFASEICTHNQHTGTGILVSHFLERLISEAEPFWSEHEQKIIQLMDAAQSESLPQIDKILRYWMGRGNGLTPAGDDMLAGMLAVDTITGVFTDHFRLHLSTLVEKEALTTDISREYLKYALQGQFSSVISNVLNPLALEDGEELMKRTRELLCVGHSSGLDTSFGILIGMLILRRNPTWHRKS; the protein is encoded by the coding sequence ATGGAACATCTCATACAAGCGAGCGGGGCGTACAGTTCGACTGTCCCTCCTCTCCTTCAATCTGAGGAGCCGGGCTATGTACACAGCATTTTTAAAAATGGCTGGAATGTTCGATGTGGGAACGGGCTGATCTTTATCGGCAGCAGGAAAAACGGAGAGCTTCCCTTTGGCATCCATCTGGAGGACGATCTGCTACCTCAGCTCATTCCCCTACTTAGTATGGGAGAGACATTCCTCTATGATAGAGAGGTCTCTGCCCTCCTCTTCTCTTCATTTGCTATTAAGCTGGATCCTCTTCGGGCCTATGACTCAAAGATGAGACCCATTGAAGCACTGTCCTTATTGTCTGGTCTAAATGCATTTGCATCCGAAATATGTACTCATAATCAGCATACTGGCACAGGTATTCTGGTGAGCCATTTCCTTGAACGCTTGATCAGTGAAGCTGAACCATTCTGGTCAGAACATGAACAGAAGATTATACAGCTCATGGACGCAGCCCAGAGCGAAAGCTTGCCTCAAATTGATAAGATCCTCAGGTACTGGATGGGTCGCGGCAACGGGCTGACTCCAGCTGGAGATGACATGCTGGCGGGGATGCTCGCGGTAGACACAATAACAGGAGTATTCACAGATCACTTCCGTCTCCATTTATCTACATTAGTAGAGAAGGAAGCCCTGACTACAGATATTAGCCGGGAATACCTGAAATATGCACTGCAGGGACAATTCAGTTCCGTAATATCCAATGTATTGAACCCCCTTGCCCTGGAAGATGGCGAGGAACTAATGAAGCGGACCCGAGAGCTTCTGTGCGTCGGTCATAGCTCAGGTCTGGATACATCATTCGGCATACTAATTGGTATGTTGATCCTAAGGAGGAATCCCACTTGGCACAGAAAGTCGTGA
- a CDS encoding DUF1116 domain-containing protein, whose protein sequence is MYGPYKTIDEANQAVIQKIVAGAPFLVDVVPAKSVVEQLNGRVLLHAGPPIQFEDMTGPMQGACVGACLFEGWAEDEEKAMTLLKQGEISFIPCHHVKAVGPMGGITSANMPVLVVENRTDSNRAYCTMNEGIGKVLRFGAYSDEVINRLKWMRDVLAPALSKALSLTDNGLNINVMIAKAITMGDEFHQRNIAASLVFLKEITPYILRTNLSEQDKSAVVEFLADTDQFFLNIAMATSKAVLDAARTIEYGTVVTAMSRNGQNFGIRISGMGDEWFTAPVNTPQGLFFTGYSQEMANPDIGDSAITEAFGIGGMAMVAAPGVTRFVGAGGFDDALATSNEMTEICIDRNPNFAIPTWNFQGTCLGIDARKVVETGITPVINTGIAHKEPGVGQIGAGTVRAPLACFEKALEAYAQKLGLI, encoded by the coding sequence ATGTACGGACCCTATAAAACAATCGATGAAGCGAATCAGGCGGTTATTCAAAAAATTGTAGCTGGCGCGCCCTTCCTGGTAGACGTAGTTCCCGCTAAATCCGTAGTGGAGCAGCTGAATGGACGAGTGCTTCTGCATGCAGGCCCACCGATTCAATTCGAAGATATGACTGGCCCGATGCAAGGGGCCTGTGTCGGAGCCTGTCTATTCGAAGGCTGGGCAGAAGATGAGGAGAAGGCTATGACTCTTCTGAAGCAGGGGGAGATCAGCTTCATTCCGTGTCATCACGTGAAGGCTGTAGGACCTATGGGAGGAATCACCTCCGCGAATATGCCAGTGCTGGTTGTCGAGAACCGCACGGATAGCAACCGCGCCTACTGTACGATGAATGAAGGAATCGGTAAAGTATTGCGCTTCGGTGCTTATTCTGATGAGGTCATCAATCGCTTGAAATGGATGCGGGATGTGCTTGCCCCTGCCCTCTCCAAGGCGTTATCGCTTACCGACAATGGATTGAACATCAATGTGATGATCGCTAAGGCCATCACGATGGGCGATGAATTCCATCAAAGGAATATTGCCGCTTCGCTCGTATTTTTGAAGGAAATCACTCCTTATATTCTGCGGACGAATTTGTCCGAACAAGATAAATCGGCGGTCGTGGAATTCCTGGCTGATACTGATCAGTTCTTCCTGAATATCGCCATGGCCACATCCAAAGCCGTACTTGATGCCGCTAGAACGATTGAATATGGCACCGTAGTCACTGCGATGTCCCGAAATGGCCAGAACTTCGGCATCCGGATCAGCGGAATGGGCGACGAATGGTTCACCGCGCCTGTAAATACACCGCAAGGCTTATTCTTCACAGGCTACTCCCAAGAGATGGCTAACCCGGATATCGGCGACAGCGCCATTACCGAAGCATTTGGCATTGGAGGTATGGCCATGGTAGCCGCACCGGGTGTTACCCGATTTGTGGGTGCCGGAGGATTTGATGATGCACTGGCGACCAGTAATGAAATGACGGAAATATGTATCGATCGCAACCCGAACTTTGCGATTCCAACTTGGAACTTCCAGGGAACTTGTCTCGGGATTGATGCCAGGAAAGTAGTAGAGACCGGGATTACTCCGGTAATTAATACCGGAATCGCTCACAAAGAGCCCGGGGTAGGTCAGATTGGGGCAGGTACCGTACGAGCACCTCTGGCCTGCTTCGAGAAAGCACTCGAGGCTTATGCCCAGAAGCTAGGGCTCATCTAA